The Teredinibacter sp. KSP-S5-2 genome includes a window with the following:
- a CDS encoding NUDIX hydrolase, with the protein MNKEENYQSEKEFLEHYDIHRFDIPLTTVDMGIFSLREDELCVLLIKRANFPAKGKWALPGGFIDLKKDNNLDETAHRKLNEKTGVNTPYLEQIGTFGSKKRDPRGWSVTVAYLALISSEDIGLSLSKTTEDIAWVPVEEAIEKYKLAFDHNEILRTCHERLKSKVLYTSLPVNLLPEEFTLTDLQNTFEIILGTEIEKKSFRKRMLDSGCIEETGNMRRGSNRPAKLYRTSPNGEQFFFTRIIEGPRN; encoded by the coding sequence ATGAACAAAGAAGAAAACTACCAATCCGAAAAAGAGTTCCTGGAACACTACGATATACACCGGTTTGATATTCCCCTTACGACGGTAGATATGGGAATTTTTTCTTTAAGAGAAGATGAACTCTGCGTTCTTTTAATTAAACGAGCGAACTTCCCTGCAAAAGGGAAGTGGGCACTACCAGGTGGTTTTATTGATCTTAAAAAAGACAATAATTTAGATGAAACAGCTCACAGAAAACTCAACGAAAAAACTGGGGTTAACACTCCATATTTGGAGCAAATAGGTACTTTTGGCAGTAAGAAACGAGACCCTAGGGGTTGGTCGGTCACTGTTGCCTATTTGGCTCTTATATCATCTGAGGATATTGGCTTATCACTCAGTAAAACAACCGAAGACATTGCCTGGGTACCAGTAGAGGAAGCCATCGAGAAATACAAATTAGCGTTCGATCATAATGAAATCTTACGCACATGCCATGAAAGGCTGAAATCGAAGGTTCTGTACACGTCATTACCGGTAAATCTACTCCCAGAGGAGTTTACGTTAACAGATTTACAAAATACCTTTGAGATTATTCTGGGCACAGAAATCGAGAAAAAATCATTTAGAAAACGTATGTTAGATTCTGGATGTATAGAAGAAACTGGAAATATGCGCAGGGGAAGCAATCGCCCTGCGAAACTCTACAGAACAAG
- a CDS encoding RNA 2'-phosphotransferase, with protein MEDKKLKKGSKFLSYVLRHKPDEIGLELDAQGWALVSDLIVLTKDRKPQLTRKLIEEIVAGCEKQRFTLNDSGNKIRANQGHSIEVDLELAPQEPPEVLYHGTASRYLGEILSKGLVKRNRHHVHLTKDKSTASNVGQRHGKVVILKVDALGMYNSGYSFYVSKNGVWLTDEVPVEFMEVM; from the coding sequence ATGGAAGACAAAAAATTGAAAAAAGGAAGCAAATTCCTGAGTTACGTACTAAGACATAAGCCGGATGAAATAGGTTTGGAATTAGATGCTCAGGGGTGGGCTTTGGTGAGTGATCTTATAGTGCTTACAAAAGACAGAAAGCCTCAGCTAACCCGAAAGTTGATTGAGGAGATCGTTGCAGGATGTGAGAAGCAACGTTTCACTCTTAATGATTCTGGTAACAAAATCCGTGCAAACCAGGGCCACTCCATCGAGGTGGATCTTGAACTTGCGCCGCAAGAGCCACCAGAAGTGTTGTATCACGGAACAGCTTCTCGCTATTTGGGAGAAATTCTTTCCAAAGGTTTAGTTAAAAGAAACCGCCACCACGTACACTTAACCAAAGATAAAAGTACAGCTTCTAATGTTGGTCAGCGTCACGGTAAGGTGGTGATTTTAAAAGTGGATGCACTGGGAATGTACAACAGTGGTTATAGCTTCTACGTATCTAAGAATGGTGTGTGGTTAACGGATGAAGTGCCCGTTGAATTTATGGAGGTTATGTAG
- a CDS encoding SPFH domain-containing protein — protein sequence MFGFKYIKSEPTTYLMQFSRGKLKRKGAGLAFWYFSPSVSMVAIPMGSVDQPFMFKESTKDFQEVNVQGQIVFRIVEPEKLASIMNYSLKPGGAGYVSEDPEKLKNRVVSLVQVIMRSRLEQLELREAISASKDLVSGVKSALMTSDVLSALGVEVLDFAILAIKPNPETARALEASVREQLLEEADEAIYKRRNASIDQERLVKENELKTELAVEQKQQIIKEEKLKAERQLAEQRRQMKKEALEAEIEQEEKRKEFVELSTENSRKQADAKAYDISETMQALAGVDVRVLEALVMSNLKPEQMLAQGIRELAGNSEKIGQLNFSPDLLQAMAGAVQR from the coding sequence ATGTTTGGTTTTAAATATATTAAATCGGAACCCACTACCTACTTGATGCAGTTCTCCCGTGGGAAACTCAAAAGGAAAGGGGCTGGGTTAGCTTTCTGGTACTTTTCACCTTCCGTATCAATGGTTGCTATTCCAATGGGGTCGGTTGATCAGCCTTTTATGTTTAAGGAGTCAACCAAGGACTTTCAAGAGGTCAACGTGCAGGGGCAGATCGTTTTTCGTATTGTGGAGCCTGAGAAGCTTGCGTCCATAATGAACTATTCGCTTAAACCAGGTGGAGCTGGTTATGTTTCGGAGGATCCGGAGAAGCTAAAGAATAGGGTGGTGAGCCTGGTCCAAGTCATTATGCGGTCTCGCTTGGAGCAACTTGAGTTACGAGAAGCTATTTCCGCTTCGAAGGACTTAGTCAGCGGAGTTAAGAGTGCTTTGATGACCTCTGATGTTTTAAGTGCTTTAGGTGTGGAAGTCCTGGATTTTGCAATTTTGGCAATTAAACCTAATCCAGAGACTGCACGAGCACTTGAAGCCTCTGTACGAGAGCAGCTTTTAGAAGAAGCTGATGAAGCTATCTACAAACGTAGAAATGCTTCTATTGATCAGGAACGACTTGTTAAGGAAAACGAGTTAAAGACGGAACTTGCTGTTGAACAGAAACAACAGATAATCAAGGAAGAGAAGCTCAAGGCCGAGCGACAGCTGGCTGAACAACGTAGGCAGATGAAAAAGGAAGCGCTGGAAGCGGAAATCGAGCAGGAAGAAAAACGCAAGGAGTTTGTTGAGCTTTCCACAGAGAACTCAAGGAAACAAGCGGACGCAAAAGCCTATGATATTTCTGAAACCATGCAGGCGTTAGCTGGGGTAGATGTTCGAGTGTTGGAAGCACTTGTTATGTCTAACCTTAAACCCGAGCAAATGCTGGCTCAAGGAATAAGAGAGCTTGCAGGGAATTCAGAAAAAATCGGCCAGCTCAATTTCTCTCCAGATCTACTTCAGGCAATGGCAGGAGCTGTGCAACGTTAA
- a CDS encoding sugar kinase — translation MKKLERKIVVVTRKTRLAELVAQYNTKAQAKFVIESRNGDFSDYEVEHEVYCNALKQVENVLKDLARVQFLDREFLPNYLFGEEDIVLVIGQDGLVANTLKYLSRQPVVAINPDMHRYDGVLLPFSVDDVKVIVTEVLNKRYSSKNITMAQANLNDGQSLLAVNDLFIGPKLQISARYQLHIDGKSEHQSSSGVLVSTGLGSTGWLKSVIAGAQGVVPGSSCEHQPIPWDANYLSYAVREPFVSQITGAECIFGRVNRGEKLTIESQMTNHGVIFSDGMVDDFIEFNSGAVVDIKVSSRQGNLVV, via the coding sequence ATGAAGAAGCTGGAGAGAAAAATCGTCGTTGTGACTCGCAAGACAAGGTTGGCTGAATTGGTGGCACAGTACAACACCAAGGCTCAAGCTAAGTTTGTTATTGAGAGTCGCAACGGCGACTTTTCGGATTATGAGGTAGAGCATGAAGTATATTGCAATGCACTCAAACAAGTAGAAAATGTACTGAAAGACTTGGCTCGGGTGCAGTTTCTGGACAGAGAGTTTCTGCCGAATTACCTATTTGGAGAAGAAGATATTGTCTTAGTTATTGGTCAGGATGGCTTAGTCGCAAATACTTTGAAGTACCTGAGCCGTCAGCCTGTAGTTGCTATCAATCCGGATATGCATCGGTACGATGGGGTGCTTCTGCCTTTTTCCGTAGATGATGTAAAAGTCATTGTCACTGAAGTACTCAATAAACGTTATTCTTCTAAAAATATTACTATGGCTCAAGCCAATTTGAATGATGGCCAAAGCCTGTTGGCCGTAAATGACTTGTTTATTGGTCCAAAACTGCAGATTTCTGCGAGATACCAATTACACATTGATGGAAAATCTGAACATCAAAGTTCCAGTGGTGTATTGGTTTCAACAGGGCTAGGCTCAACAGGTTGGCTAAAGAGTGTTATTGCTGGGGCTCAAGGAGTCGTCCCTGGTTCATCCTGTGAACATCAACCCATTCCTTGGGATGCGAATTACTTGTCCTATGCTGTCCGTGAACCGTTTGTTAGCCAGATTACTGGCGCTGAGTGTATTTTTGGAAGAGTTAACCGCGGGGAAAAGCTCACCATTGAATCACAAATGACAAACCATGGTGTGATTTTTAGTGATGGTATGGTCGACGATTTTATAG